The nucleotide window CAATCCGCGCCCGATCGGTCTCATACATCTCGATCAATTCGGTAAGCAGGCGTTTGAATCCCGGACGGCCATAACGATCTTCGGGCGGGAAGTATGTCCCGGCGAAAAAGGGTTTCAGATCGGGGGTTAAAAAGACCGACATCGGCCATCCCCCCGAACCGGTGACAGCCTGAGTGGCGGCCATATATATCTGGTCGAGATCCGGCCGCTGCTCCCGATCAACTTTGATGGAGATAAAATGCTCCCTTAGAATTTTGGCAATCATCTCGTCTTTAAAAGATTCCCGTTCCATTACATGACACCAGTGGCAAGACGCATAACCGATTGATAGAAAAATCGGTTTGTCCTCCTTTCTGGCTTTCTCCAGCGCTTCCTCCGACCATGGATACCAATCCACCGGATTATGGGCATGCTGAAGCAGATATGGAGAGCTCTCCCTTATCAGATGATTGGTGTATTTATATGTATCCTTAACTTGCGAATTCAAATCCATACTTCAATCCTTCGTCGTTCCGACCAATACTTGACCGGGGACGCTTGTCATAATATTCAATGACCCGAACAAGTGCAAAATCCCGCCATATTTATTGATATAAACCGGAGGGATATTTTAATGTTCCGAAATAATGTTTAATATCAGTCGATATTCAAATCGGTCGAGAGAAAAAGAGAGATGGTCGCTTTAAAGAATGGGATCGTGCGGTTATCACCGGCTTGATTATCATAGTCGGTGACTCTCTTCAAGCCGCCATTAAAATCCATAAACAAATGATCGAAGTAAAAACCTGACAGATAAATCGTACCGATTACGGTTTTTTCGACCGTACCGGAAGGAAAAGATTCATGGTAATCACTTTCCATTTCAAGCCATGGTTCGGTCCAGGGATCATCGTACCGCCCCTCTCCCCGGCGCTGGTATGTCAGAGCGATAGCCGCCTTTTGATGTGATTCAAACCAGTGGGTCAACACAAGATTCACGCGATCAAAATCCGGTCCCATCGGATAACCGAGTAGTTCGCCCCGGTTTTCATAGCGGTTGAGTTCCAGTTTTTGATTATAAGTTCGGTTGGCGATCCGAACATATTCGATCTGCAAATCAATGAAATTAAAAAGATCGATGGTATGCACACCGGCCAGCCAGGCGATTTCCGGCGGTTCCCGGTCACCGGGTTCGTCATCATCGATCTGAAGATCGTCAACCAGTACCTGACCATATAATTTATGCCGGTTGTTGATATACCAGCAAAGATCCAGACCCAGGAAGGTATTGTCGTCGGTATTGTCGTTGAGTTGCACGGCATGGTAAAATAACAGGGGATTGAAATACGACAATGACAAACCGCGTCCCATCCCGCCATAGATTATAGTCTCGAATAAACCCAACTGTAAATTGTCATAAACTCTGAAATCAATACGATGTCCGGCAAAATAACGGTTTTCATAGACTTCGATTGAGTCGGTTAAGAGAAGGCTGGAATTCAACTTCCCCGTCTGAAAAGTGAAACCCAGTCGGCCCCACTTCAGACGAAATGAAAGAGCATCCATCGAACGAGCGGTCGATGATAAAATCAGGGAATGAGCGACCGGGCCCCAGAAGGATGAGTAACGACCGACAATAATATCGATTCTTTTGGTGGAATAGGCTATATAGGCATTTTCCGTTTCCCCCCCGGCACCATGCCATATTTTGCCGGTGTAATCGGGATTGTCAGCCAGCGCTTCATCTATCAGGAAATTACCATATACAAAGACATTCTTAAGCGGTCGGGCGGCCAATCCGCCCCGGAATGATTGATACACCCTTCCCCGAATATCGTCCGCACCACGGAAATTCCCAGCCGCGAAAAGAAAAATCGTCAAGCTATTTTGATCGGGATGATTGAGAGTTTTAACCAGGGGATTGTTGATCCGGATAGTCTCGAAATCGTACGGTCCGACATTGTAATTATAATTATAAAAACCGGAACCAATTTCCTCGTGACGAGCGGATTCGTATAGAAATCCATATTCGGGCTGATTGACGGGAAGAAACAGGGCCGCCTTAAGTGATATGGCCAGACAGACAATAATTATGGTCAGAAACAGTATTTTCCCGAGATATTTCATCGGCTGTCCTATGCCTGGTCGGCATGATTGACTACGAGGCGCCGTTTCCCTTAAAAACCGCCGGAACGGTTTTCATCAGGATCCGGAAATCCTCTTTCAACGACCAGTGGTCGATATAGTGCAAATCCAGTTTCATCCATTTATCGAAATCGACATGATTGCGTCCGTTGATCTGCCAGAGACAAGTCGCTCCGGGTTTGACCGATAATTTTCGCCGTTGCCATGGTTCATACTGCTTCACTTCCGACGGTAGCGGGGGCCGGGGACCGACAAGCGACATATCTCCCTTGAGAATGTTGATAAACTGGGGAAATTCGTCTATGGAAAATTTGCGTAAAATTCTGCCCACTGGTGTCACCCGCGGATCATTTTTGATTTTGAACACGGGCCCGGTCATCTCATTTAAATGCAGCAATTTTTCTTTCTGCTTATCGGCCCCGTTATACATCGTACGCAATTTGTACATCTGGAATGTCCGGCCATTCTTGCCGCATCTTCTCTGCTTGAAAAAGATCGGACCTCGTGAATTCAGCTTTATGGCTACGGCCGCCGTCAGAAGAATCGGGGAAGCGATTATCAGACCCAACAGGGCTCCCAGCTTATCGCCGAAGTTCTTGAGAAACCGGCCCAGATCGGTTCCATTCACGGTCCGATAAATTAAAACCGGGTGGCCATTAAGATCGGCCTGATGACAATTCGATAGCCGGGGCTGGTAGAGGCCGGAAAAGATACATATGTCCACACCCATTTGCTCCACCACGTTGAATACGTCATGGCTGGCCCCGAAATCATCGGGTTCAACTGCCAGGATAACACCATCGATATGATTTTGAATAATTACTTCCGTCAAACGCCCGGTATCCCCCAAAAGCGGGATATCGTGATATCGCCATAGTCTTTCTGCGCGAAAATCGATAAAACCTACAAGGCTTATGTCGGGGTTATTATCACTCATGATAAGATCGACCGCGGCCCGGGCTCGTCGGCCGGTACCGATTACCAGCATCTTTCTGGCTCTGGCCGTCTTTCTGCCATAGGCAGTCAATTTTTGATTATAACTGCGCCAGAAAATAAATAGAAATGATTGAATAGCGCCGTTAATCGACAGGTACAAACCCAGAGTCTCGCCTGATAACGAATATCCGCTGAAATAAACAATGGCCGTAAGAATCAGGGCAAATTTCACCTGGCCGATGACAAATGTCTTTATACTGGCTCTCCTGACGCGGATGGATGTAAGCCGCTCTGATGGTATGGCAAAACCGGATGCCAAATAGGCGGCCACAATTAAAACCATCATAACCGGTAACGATCCGCCACCAGAAGATATTTTATCGGTAAGCCATAGTCCTATTGGCAAAAGAAGCAGCTTTATTCCATGATATAACAGCGTTTCGATTTTGAACGGGATTCCTGCGGCCGTTTTCTTGACCCCGGCAGCTTTCTCGATATCCCCGGTAATGATTCTGTGAGGTGATATGGATTCCCGGCGCAGAGATTTTACGGCGGCTGTATCCGCTGAAAAATTCATTAATTTGCTTAACCCCTTTTTAAAGCTCCCTCTTCGCTTTATTTCGACGACTCTGTCAATACCTTTAGCATCCTTCGAGCTTATCATTGTCTTCGGCAAATCCTCATGATAATCGACTATTTCATTCATTTTTTGCCTGTGGATGCCGGCCATATGATCCATCTTTTCTGCGGAATTGACTTCCATGCTTCTTCTTCATTATTGTTGTATGAAGCCGTTACTCAACCGGTTATCCTTTGCATCCGGCATCGAATCAGAAACCGTAAATGATCGATCCGGTGCGAAAATCATTTGATTATCCCTGGATCTGCGCTCGGTCCGCCAATAATTTCCGGCCGGCATTCGTTCAAAAGCCTCGACCAGTCTGTTAATGGGACAATCGACCGAAATCGCCAGCGAGAGATAACCATCAAGCTGTTTATAACGGCCGAGATTGCGTGCGACAAAACCGGCTTTCTTGAGGAAAAACTGCGCCCGGGCGGGATTATCAACCCGGATCAATAAATGATTACCGCATCCCGTACGACATGTCACTCCGACCCGGCGTAATCGTACCATAAGGCACAAAATAATCTCCCCCATCTGGTCATCATCAATCCGCAAACGATCGAGATGATTGAGAACGGCGGTGGCCGCGGCCACCCTCAGAATTTTAGCCTGTTCGCTTATGTGACCGGAATCATATTCCGCCAGGGTATCCCGGTGGGCCAACAGACAGCTGACCGGAAGGGTATCCAATCCCATGGTTCTTCCAAATGACTTCAGGATTATTAGATGACGATATTCGGCGACCAGATCGGCAAGAGAATCGCCTGGATATTGACTGCCGGCATCATCAATAACCAGGATGGCCCGGGGACATCCGGAAAGAATCAATTCAATGTCAAAACGGCTGTACTCCGTTCCCGACAGGTGATTGGGATTATTAAGAAAAACGATTCGCGCCTCGCGGGCGGATGCGATTAAGCCGTCAGGATCGGCTGTAAAGGGTGATGGCCCGTAATGAATCTCATTTCTTATTCCGTATTTATCCAGAATAAGACCGGTTTCATCATCGGCCGGACCGGATATGACCGCCTTTTCACCATAACGGCAAAACGATTTTATCAGTCGTTCCAGCGTATAACGGTGTCCGGAGAAAAGCCCAAAATTCGTTTCGGGAAGTCCGAAATACCGGCTTAGCCTTCCATTCAGCTCCTTTTGATATTCCGATAAATTACCATGATTGATCCGATTATGGATCAGTTGCTGTATCTGCCGGATAATTGATGTTGAAAGATGTCGGTCGATTCCTGATTTCCAAGAATTCAAACGGAATTTCTGATTGGAATCAGGGATGTTGAGACGGATGAGATTTCCCGATTTTCTCTGATTTTCGGCTTCCATGTCTTTTGGGGTGGTGCTTTCCATGCTCCTGAAACTCCCGACAAATTTTTAATCAATCATGGGTCCCGACGGGCTTCCTCGATTTCTCGAGTCGGGTGATTCTGCTCGGTCCGAATTTTCCCGGCCGATCGTTCATAAATTCTGCGAAATGATTTGCGAATAACCGCAGGCACCAGGTTCTTGGTTCTAAATATCAGGGACCGTTTCCTTCCCAGGCTCCGGGATGTCTTCTCGATCCATTCCTGTTCGTGGGTATAGGCTTCATAGCGAATCAGGCGCGGTGAATATAAAAGCGCTC belongs to Candidatus Zixiibacteriota bacterium and includes:
- a CDS encoding sugar transferase, with the protein product MNFSADTAAVKSLRRESISPHRIITGDIEKAAGVKKTAAGIPFKIETLLYHGIKLLLLPIGLWLTDKISSGGGSLPVMMVLIVAAYLASGFAIPSERLTSIRVRRASIKTFVIGQVKFALILTAIVYFSGYSLSGETLGLYLSINGAIQSFLFIFWRSYNQKLTAYGRKTARARKMLVIGTGRRARAAVDLIMSDNNPDISLVGFIDFRAERLWRYHDIPLLGDTGRLTEVIIQNHIDGVILAVEPDDFGASHDVFNVVEQMGVDICIFSGLYQPRLSNCHQADLNGHPVLIYRTVNGTDLGRFLKNFGDKLGALLGLIIASPILLTAAVAIKLNSRGPIFFKQRRCGKNGRTFQMYKLRTMYNGADKQKEKLLHLNEMTGPVFKIKNDPRVTPVGRILRKFSIDEFPQFINILKGDMSLVGPRPPLPSEVKQYEPWQRRKLSVKPGATCLWQINGRNHVDFDKWMKLDLHYIDHWSLKEDFRILMKTVPAVFKGNGAS
- a CDS encoding aminotransferase class I/II-fold pyridoxal phosphate-dependent enzyme, which encodes MESTTPKDMEAENQRKSGNLIRLNIPDSNQKFRLNSWKSGIDRHLSTSIIRQIQQLIHNRINHGNLSEYQKELNGRLSRYFGLPETNFGLFSGHRYTLERLIKSFCRYGEKAVISGPADDETGLILDKYGIRNEIHYGPSPFTADPDGLIASAREARIVFLNNPNHLSGTEYSRFDIELILSGCPRAILVIDDAGSQYPGDSLADLVAEYRHLIILKSFGRTMGLDTLPVSCLLAHRDTLAEYDSGHISEQAKILRVAAATAVLNHLDRLRIDDDQMGEIILCLMVRLRRVGVTCRTGCGNHLLIRVDNPARAQFFLKKAGFVARNLGRYKQLDGYLSLAISVDCPINRLVEAFERMPAGNYWRTERRSRDNQMIFAPDRSFTVSDSMPDAKDNRLSNGFIQQ